TCCTAACTCTTTTGATTTTTGTTTTGCCAAAGCAATAACTTCTTCAAATGTAGGAATTAAATACAAGTTATTGAATTCTTGTGGCCTTTCGGCAAAAGCCTGTTTCGCACGCAATTTTTTTATCTCTGCCAAGGTAAAGTCAGACACAAACCAATCCGTTATTTGTTTTCCATCAATGTTTTTGGTTGTTTTTTTAGAAGCAAACTCGGGCATTTCTGAAACATTTGTTGTTCCTGACAACATGGGTTCATGGCGAACAACAAGGAAGCCGTCTTTGGTTACAACCAAATCGGGTTCAATAAAATCAGCCCCCATTTTTATTGCATTGGTATACCCTTCTATAGTATGCTCTGGCAAATACCCAGGCGTGCCACGGTGCCCAATAACAATTGTTTTTTCACCAGACAAAGTAAACTGTTTTTGAATTGGCATATTATTTTTTTTTAAATCATAACTTTTACATGATACTATAAAAATTAAACTCAAAAACAGGATACTTTTCTTTATCATACTTCTATTTTCTAACTTTCTGTTCCCAAGCCCATGCACTAGCCATTGCTTCGTCAAGTGTTGACTCTGCTTTCCAACCTAATACATTATTTGCTTTATCCGTATTGGCAAATGCTTCGATCACATCACCCTCACGACGCGGAACAAGTTTATAAGGCAATTTTTTACCACTCCCTTTTTCAAATGAATAAATAACTTCAAGAACGGAGCTTCCTGTACCTGTTCCTAAGTTAAAAACTTCCACTTTTTCTAAATTCTTTTTATTTAACAAGCGTTGTAATGCAATAACATGGGCTTTCGCCAAATCTACAACATGTATATAATCGCGAATACAGGTTCCATCAGGAGTAGGATAATCATGACCAAAAACAGATAATTCAGTTCTGATACCCATTCCTGTTTGGGTGATAAAAGGGACCAAATTTTGAGGAACTCCAAGAGGCAACTCACCAATTTCCCCAGAAGGATGTGCACCTATCGGGTTAAAATAACGCAATAAAATAGCATTTATATTAGTAACCTTAGCTGTATCTATAATGATTTCTTCTCCTATTTGCTTAGTATTTCCGTAAGGTGACATTGCTGTTTGAACAGGAGCATCCTCCGTAATTGGCATTTTTTCGGCTTGACCATAAACAGTACAAGAAGAACTAAAAATAAAACTTGCCTCCTCTTTTTTCTCTAATTCCTGCAAAATATAGATTAGCGTACTTAGGTTATTTTCATAATACAACAATGGATTTCCAACACTTTCTCCAACTGCTTTTGAAGCTGCAAAGTGAATTACTCCTGTTATATCGTGGTGTCTATTAAAAAACGCTTGTACCTTAGTTTTATCTCTTAAATCTAACTTTTCGAATGCTGGGATTTTTCCAGTTATATTTGAAATTCCATCCAATACACTTAGTGATGTATTTGACAAATCATCTACAATTAGTACATCAAAACCTTGATTTTGTAATTCTACAACAGTATGTGAACCTATAAAACCCAAACCTCCTGTTACAAGTATTTTCATAATTTATTTTTAATTAAAATGAGAGTTCTCATTTCATTTTATAAAAAAGACGCGATAAATCGCGTCTCCATTTTGCTTATTTTAAAAACTCTAAAACACTGTCCGTAATGAATTTTATTTGTTCATCATCAAGCTCTGTATGCATCGGTAACGAAATAACTTCTTTTACCAGTTGGTTTGTCACAGGAAAATCTTCTTCTTTGTAACGAACATCCATATACGCTTTTTGAGAGTGTAACGGAATTGGATAATAAATAGCACAAGGAATTCCTTTATCTAATAAATGCTGCATTAATCCATCTCTATCCGCATCTATAATGCGCAAGGTATATTGATGAAAAACATGACAATCACAAATGTCACAAATGTTTGGCGCAATAATGTTTTTATGTCCTTCAAATGCAAGTGAATACTTTCTAGCTGCATCTTGTCTTGCTTTATTATATTCATCTAACAAAGGTAATTTAGCATTTAAAACAGCAGCTTGAATACTATCTAAACGGGAATTCACTCCTACTACATCATGGTGATAGCGCTCGTACATTCCGTGATTTACAATTCCACGCAATGTATGTGCTAAAGCATCATCATTAGTAAAAATAGCGCCACCATCACCATAGCACCCTAAATTTTTAGATGGAAAAAATGAAGTAGCTCCAACATGACCAATAGTACCTGCTTTCTTTTTAGTACCATCCGAGAATTTACAGTTGGCACCAATCGCTTGTGCATTATCCTCTATAACATATAAATTATATTCCTTGGCAACTGCCATAATCGCTTCCATATTGGCCGCTCGTCCAAATAAATGAACTGGTACAATTGCTTTTGTTTTTGGAGTAATGGCACGTTTTATTTCTTCAATAGAAATATTCATATTATGTAGATCCACATCTACTAAAACTGGTGTCAATTGCAACAAAGCAATTACCTCTACCGTTGCAGCAAACGTAAAATCAGCAGTAATAACTTCATCTCCTGGCTTCAAACCCAATCCCATCATGGCGATTTGCAAAGCATCCGTCCCGTTTGCACATGGAATTACATGCTTAACATCTAGATAATCCTCTAATGTTTTTTGAAATTGGTGCACTTGAGGACCGTTGATATAGGTATTTGTGTTTAAAACTTCTTGGATAGACTCATTTACAACAGCCGAAATTTTATCATATTGACTTTTTAGGTCAACCATTTGAATTTTTTTCATTTATATTTTATTAAAACCAATTCATCTAAAAATTAAAAAAAGCACAAAACACAAAAATTACTGTTTTGGGGTTAATTCTTAGCCTTATAACATTAAATTAAACTGATTAATTTGAACTTTATCAAAACTCTTAATTGCAAAAATATGAATTTAAGCACTAAGATTTAAATGATAAACAAAAGAAACTGTATTTTAGCAAAATAAAATTTCTGGTATGCTTTTTCTTTATAACATCGTGATACAAATTACGGGTCCACTGTTAAAATTTATCTCTCTTTTTAACCCAAAAATCAAACTTTTTGTCAATGGACGAGAAAACGTTTTTCAAATTCTAGAAGAACAAATCAAACCCCAAGACAAATCATTTTGGTTTCATGCGGCTTCATTAGGAGAATACGAGCAAGGAATTCCCATAATTGAAAGAATAAAAAACGAGTATCCTTTACATAAAATTGTAGTTACCTTTTTTTCACCTTCGGGATACGAAGTTCGCAAAAACAATACCATTGCCGATGTAACCGTCTATCTCCCTTTGGACACCAAGAAAAACGCGAAAAGATTCCTAGAAATTGTTAATCCAGAAAAAGCTTTTTTTATTAAATATGAATATTGGCTGAACTATTTGAGTGAATTAAAAAAACAAAACACACCCACGTATTTAATTTCAGGTATTTTCAGAGAAAACCAAATGTTTTTTAAATGGTATGGCGGTTTTTACAGAAAAGCGTTAGACAGTTTTACCTATTTTTTTGTTCAAAATGAGAAGTCCAAACTATTATTACAGCAATTAGGAAAAACTAATGTTGTTATTTCAGGAGACACCCGTTTTGACAGAGTGGC
The Flavobacterium sp. WC2421 genome window above contains:
- a CDS encoding DegT/DnrJ/EryC1/StrS family aminotransferase, which gives rise to MKKIQMVDLKSQYDKISAVVNESIQEVLNTNTYINGPQVHQFQKTLEDYLDVKHVIPCANGTDALQIAMMGLGLKPGDEVITADFTFAATVEVIALLQLTPVLVDVDLHNMNISIEEIKRAITPKTKAIVPVHLFGRAANMEAIMAVAKEYNLYVIEDNAQAIGANCKFSDGTKKKAGTIGHVGATSFFPSKNLGCYGDGGAIFTNDDALAHTLRGIVNHGMYERYHHDVVGVNSRLDSIQAAVLNAKLPLLDEYNKARQDAARKYSLAFEGHKNIIAPNICDICDCHVFHQYTLRIIDADRDGLMQHLLDKGIPCAIYYPIPLHSQKAYMDVRYKEEDFPVTNQLVKEVISLPMHTELDDEQIKFITDSVLEFLK
- the galE gene encoding UDP-glucose 4-epimerase GalE, whose amino-acid sequence is MKILVTGGLGFIGSHTVVELQNQGFDVLIVDDLSNTSLSVLDGISNITGKIPAFEKLDLRDKTKVQAFFNRHHDITGVIHFAASKAVGESVGNPLLYYENNLSTLIYILQELEKKEEASFIFSSSCTVYGQAEKMPITEDAPVQTAMSPYGNTKQIGEEIIIDTAKVTNINAILLRYFNPIGAHPSGEIGELPLGVPQNLVPFITQTGMGIRTELSVFGHDYPTPDGTCIRDYIHVVDLAKAHVIALQRLLNKKNLEKVEVFNLGTGTGSSVLEVIYSFEKGSGKKLPYKLVPRREGDVIEAFANTDKANNVLGWKAESTLDEAMASAWAWEQKVRK
- a CDS encoding 3-deoxy-D-manno-octulosonic acid transferase, which encodes MLFLYNIVIQITGPLLKFISLFNPKIKLFVNGRENVFQILEEQIKPQDKSFWFHAASLGEYEQGIPIIERIKNEYPLHKIVVTFFSPSGYEVRKNNTIADVTVYLPLDTKKNAKRFLEIVNPEKAFFIKYEYWLNYLSELKKQNTPTYLISGIFRENQMFFKWYGGFYRKALDSFTYFFVQNEKSKLLLQQLGKTNVVISGDTRFDRVAAILEKDNTLQFISDFKNDTLTIVVGSSWPKDETLLLDFINNNTLNVKFIIAPHNIKKEQIEELKNKISKKVVLFTEMEGKNLSDYDVFIIDTIGILTKIYSYADIAYVGGGFGKSGVHNLLEPATFGVPIVIGPNYSRFAEAIALVNIGGCVSVSKTSELNSIFKNLVLDEAFRSEQGHICSTFVLMNKGATNSIMNNIS